A DNA window from Aureibaculum sp. 2308TA14-22 contains the following coding sequences:
- the tatA gene encoding twin-arginine translocase TatA/TatE family subunit — translation MIAATIFLGWLGGQEVIIIAIIVLLLFGGRKIPELMKGLGGGIKEFKKASKDEEDEKNKEKITD, via the coding sequence ATGATAGCAGCAACAATATTTTTAGGATGGTTAGGGGGACAAGAAGTTATTATTATTGCCATAATAGTTCTATTGCTTTTTGGAGGCAGAAAAATACCTGAACTAATGAAAGGTCTTGGTGGCGGAATTAAAGAATTTAAAAAAGCCAGTAAAGACGAAGAGGACGAAAAAAATAAAGAAAAAATTACAGATTAA
- a CDS encoding SPFH domain-containing protein: MEAYIGYVPYIFIGLLIFFASIFIVKQQTAAIIERFGKFQSIRHSGFQLKIPFIDRIAGKVSLKIQQLDVIVETKTLDDVFVKLKVSVQYVIIRDKVYEAFYKLEYPHDQITSYVFDVVRAEVPKMKLDDVFVKKDDIAIAVKTELQDAMLDYGFDIIKTLVTDIDPDAQVKEAMNRINASEREKVAAQYEGDAARILIVEKAKAEAESKRLQGQGIADQRREIARGLEESVEVLNKVGINSQEASALIVVTQHYDTLQSIGEHVNSNLILLPNSPQAGSDMLNNMVASFTASNQIGEAMKKQEAEKNKGKRLKE, from the coding sequence ATGGAAGCATATATTGGGTACGTCCCCTACATTTTTATCGGATTATTAATTTTCTTTGCCTCAATATTCATTGTAAAACAACAAACCGCGGCAATTATCGAGCGTTTTGGTAAGTTTCAAAGCATAAGACATTCAGGGTTTCAACTAAAAATTCCATTTATTGATAGAATTGCCGGAAAGGTCAGTTTAAAAATTCAACAATTAGATGTTATTGTAGAAACTAAAACTTTAGATGATGTATTTGTAAAATTAAAAGTTTCTGTACAGTATGTTATTATTAGAGATAAAGTATATGAAGCTTTTTATAAATTAGAATACCCGCATGACCAGATTACTAGTTATGTTTTTGATGTAGTACGTGCCGAAGTGCCTAAAATGAAGTTAGATGACGTTTTTGTTAAAAAAGACGATATTGCTATTGCTGTTAAGACCGAGTTACAAGATGCTATGTTAGATTATGGTTTTGATATTATTAAAACCTTAGTGACAGATATTGATCCAGATGCACAAGTAAAAGAAGCCATGAACCGAATTAACGCATCTGAACGTGAAAAGGTAGCCGCACAATACGAAGGTGATGCCGCAAGGATTTTAATTGTTGAAAAAGCTAAAGCGGAAGCGGAAAGTAAGCGTTTACAGGGTCAAGGTATTGCTGACCAACGTAGAGAAATTGCACGTGGCTTGGAAGAATCTGTTGAAGTTCTTAATAAAGTAGGAATTAATTCTCAGGAAGCATCAGCCTTAATTGTAGTTACACAGCATTATGATACATTACAATCTATTGGTGAGCACGTGAATTCTAATTTAATTTTATTGCCTAATTCACCTCAAGCGGGTAGTGATATGTTGAACAATATGGTGGCGTCTTTTACCGCAAGTAACCAAATTGGTGAGGCTATGAAAAAGCAAGAAGCAGAAAAGAATAAAGGAAAGCGATTAAAAGAATAA
- a CDS encoding cytochrome-c peroxidase — MYSTVKINRFQKHIYFFLVVGLFISCNNSSKKKLSPDNLINTKKLKTTRTPKVDALPLEVLFPKDNSFTKEKANLGKLLFYDPILSGNKDVACASCHHPSNGYAEFLDLSIGPNAHGLSSNRKFIEPNDIPFVKRNAQTILNTAFNGMDENNKYDPKSASMFWDERIKSLENQSLEPIKALEEMRGKNYTEDEILQKVIARLKNIPEYQTLFKSVFKEDNPITIDNLAKAIATFERTLVTNNSRFDKYMRGDNNAISISEKDGFELFKKVGCINCHNGPMFSDYKPHVLGVPRNDKLPEADKGIKDTFAFRTPTLRNLRFTAPYMHNGSFNELRRVLEFYEDISNGVVRNELVPKEKYDPFVKSLNLRVKDMSLIISFLNTLNDESFDKEVPEKVPSGLAVGGNIQL, encoded by the coding sequence ATGTATTCAACTGTTAAAATAAATAGATTCCAAAAGCACATTTACTTTTTTTTAGTGGTAGGTTTATTTATAAGTTGCAATAATTCTTCTAAAAAGAAACTTTCACCTGACAACCTCATAAATACTAAAAAATTAAAAACTACACGAACTCCAAAAGTAGATGCTTTGCCATTGGAGGTACTATTCCCAAAAGATAATTCATTCACCAAAGAAAAAGCAAATTTAGGTAAGCTTTTGTTTTATGACCCGATTCTATCGGGTAATAAAGATGTTGCTTGTGCTAGTTGCCATCACCCAAGTAATGGGTATGCAGAGTTTTTAGATCTTTCAATAGGACCCAATGCACACGGTTTAAGTTCCAATCGTAAATTTATAGAACCAAACGACATCCCTTTTGTTAAAAGAAATGCTCAAACAATTTTGAATACTGCATTTAATGGCATGGATGAGAACAATAAGTATGACCCAAAGTCAGCATCAATGTTTTGGGATGAAAGAATAAAGAGCCTTGAGAATCAATCTTTAGAACCCATTAAGGCACTAGAAGAAATGAGGGGTAAAAACTATACTGAAGATGAAATTTTGCAAAAGGTTATAGCTAGGCTAAAAAACATACCAGAATATCAAACCCTTTTTAAATCTGTTTTTAAAGAAGACAACCCAATTACAATAGATAATCTTGCTAAGGCCATTGCTACTTTTGAAAGAACTTTAGTAACTAATAATTCGCGTTTTGATAAATACATGAGAGGAGATAACAACGCTATATCAATATCGGAGAAAGATGGTTTTGAACTCTTTAAAAAGGTTGGTTGTATTAATTGCCATAACGGACCAATGTTTTCTGATTATAAACCCCACGTTTTAGGAGTTCCTAGAAACGATAAATTACCAGAAGCGGATAAAGGAATAAAAGACACATTTGCCTTTAGAACACCTACGTTACGCAATTTAAGATTTACAGCACCTTATATGCACAATGGCAGTTTCAATGAGCTAAGAAGGGTTTTAGAGTTTTATGAAGACATTTCAAATGGGGTTGTTAGAAATGAATTGGTACCTAAGGAAAAATATGATCCTTTTGTTAAAAGTCTGAATCTAAGAGTTAAGGATATGTCATTAATAATTTCTTTTTTAAACACATTAAATGATGAAAGTTTTGATAAGGAAGTTCCAGAGAAAGTTCCAAGTGGTCTAGCAGTTGGAGGCAATATTCAGTTATAA
- a CDS encoding 6-phosphogluconate dehydrogenase: protein MRKVVGIIVAITGVLLIGYFLFVYYATFSNGYRSGELIKITHKGVIFKTWEGEISQGVSESQHFSFSVESSEKEVIQQLKDLQGQHVRLTYKERFATFPWLGDTKYFITEVEKAKQE from the coding sequence ATGAGAAAAGTTGTAGGAATTATTGTTGCCATAACAGGTGTTTTACTTATTGGGTACTTTCTATTTGTTTATTATGCCACATTTAGTAATGGATATAGATCAGGAGAGCTGATAAAAATTACGCATAAAGGGGTGATCTTTAAAACTTGGGAAGGCGAAATTAGTCAAGGTGTATCCGAATCGCAACACTTCAGCTTTTCTGTTGAAAGCTCGGAAAAAGAGGTAATCCAACAACTCAAAGATCTACAAGGACAGCATGTAAGGCTAACTTACAAAGAACGCTTTGCCACTTTTCCATGGTTGGGCGATACTAAATATTTTATCACAGAAGTTGAAAAAGCAAAGCAAGAATGA
- a CDS encoding spondin domain-containing protein: MIQKLLLFGLFFLFLAPLNAQKASYKIEFISNWSASTHPNQYPSGSAHWSPLIGASHNENVSFFGIGKLATSGVEQVAETGGTSTFESEISSAISNGTAFKQIKGTGLSTGPGTITINDVEIDMDFPLVSLITMIAPSPDWVAQIDSVKLIDNSNDWVSELSIDVYASDAGTDNGTTYGSDNSDTNPAVDMFSLQNTAPFSSQIVGTFKFTFQKVLSVNDNELQRAVSVYPNPSNDNLFIKNNGTQNLEKAEIFSVSGQKVKAFNQISNNNNLNITSLKRGMYFLRLQSDKGSTVKKIIVN; encoded by the coding sequence ATGATACAAAAACTACTTCTTTTCGGTCTTTTTTTTCTTTTTTTAGCCCCTCTTAACGCTCAAAAAGCTTCTTATAAAATTGAATTTATCAGTAACTGGAGTGCTTCAACGCACCCCAATCAATACCCTTCTGGTTCAGCTCACTGGTCTCCGTTAATTGGAGCGAGCCATAACGAGAACGTATCTTTTTTCGGTATTGGTAAATTGGCAACGAGCGGCGTTGAACAGGTCGCCGAAACTGGTGGTACATCTACTTTTGAAAGTGAAATAAGTTCGGCTATTTCTAACGGAACGGCTTTTAAACAAATTAAAGGTACGGGTTTAAGTACTGGTCCGGGAACTATTACCATTAACGATGTTGAAATTGATATGGATTTTCCATTAGTGAGTTTGATTACCATGATTGCCCCAAGTCCAGATTGGGTAGCACAAATAGATAGTGTAAAACTTATAGATAATAGTAATGATTGGGTATCTGAGCTTTCCATCGATGTTTATGCTTCTGATGCTGGCACTGATAATGGAACAACTTATGGTTCAGATAATAGCGACACAAACCCAGCTGTAGATATGTTCAGTTTGCAAAATACTGCTCCTTTTTCCAGTCAAATTGTTGGCACTTTTAAATTTACCTTTCAAAAAGTGTTATCTGTTAATGATAACGAACTTCAAAGGGCTGTTTCTGTCTATCCAAACCCTAGTAACGATAATTTGTTTATCAAGAATAACGGTACTCAAAACTTAGAAAAAGCCGAAATATTTAGCGTAAGCGGACAAAAAGTGAAAGCGTTTAATCAAATAAGCAACAACAATAACTTAAATATTACTTCGCTAAAAAGAGGAATGTATTTTTTAAGATTGCAATCAGATAAGGGAAGTACTGTCAAGAAAATAATTGTGAATTAG
- the gltX gene encoding glutamate--tRNA ligase, with translation MINKTRVRFAPSPTGPLHIGGVRTALFNYLFAKKHNGTFILRIEDTDQTRYVEGAENYIVNSLNWLNIPFDEGPEIGGDLGPYRQSDRKDIYKKYIDRLIASGNAYYAFDTTEKLDFHRKDHKAKGKTFIYNWHNRLKLDNSLSLSKDEVQQRINSGEKYVIRFKSPENETLVLNDIVRGEITIDTNVLDDKILFKSDGMPTYHLANIVDDHLMEISHVIRGEEWLPSLALHVLLYRAFGWDAPKFAHLPLILKPEGKGKLSKRDGDKLGFPVFPLEWRKDGEVSRGYREDGYFPEVVVNMLALLGWNEGEGTEKEIYSLQELIEAFSLEHVSKSGAKFNPDKTKWFNQQYLQAKSDDELAELFAVHVLAMKTNPSVMASLNENAKHLDDKAYIKKVIALIKERATFVSDLLKLGSFFFIAPTSYDEKAAKKAWKEGATELMNELVSILKPIDNFSSENVESIVKTWITNKEIGFGKVMQPLRLSLVGAMQGPHIFDIMELIGKNETVDRIEKAVTSFL, from the coding sequence ATGATTAACAAAACTAGAGTGCGGTTTGCTCCCAGCCCAACTGGGCCATTACATATTGGTGGTGTTAGAACAGCATTATTCAACTATTTATTTGCTAAAAAACACAATGGCACTTTTATTCTACGAATAGAAGATACCGATCAAACCCGTTATGTGGAAGGAGCTGAAAACTATATTGTTAACTCTTTAAATTGGTTGAACATTCCATTTGATGAAGGCCCTGAAATCGGTGGCGATCTAGGTCCGTACCGTCAATCGGACCGAAAAGACATTTATAAAAAATATATTGATAGATTAATAGCTTCTGGTAATGCGTATTACGCTTTTGATACGACCGAAAAACTCGATTTTCACCGAAAAGACCATAAAGCCAAGGGCAAAACCTTTATTTACAATTGGCATAATCGTTTAAAATTGGATAATTCGTTAAGTTTAAGTAAAGATGAAGTGCAACAACGCATTAATTCAGGTGAAAAATATGTGATTCGGTTTAAATCTCCCGAAAATGAGACATTGGTGTTGAACGACATTGTCAGAGGTGAAATCACCATTGATACCAATGTGTTGGACGATAAAATTTTATTTAAATCGGACGGTATGCCCACCTATCATCTCGCAAATATCGTTGACGACCATTTGATGGAAATCAGTCATGTTATCCGTGGCGAAGAGTGGTTGCCTTCATTGGCCTTACACGTTTTATTGTACCGTGCTTTTGGTTGGGATGCACCTAAATTTGCCCACTTGCCCTTGATCTTAAAGCCCGAGGGCAAAGGAAAATTGAGCAAACGCGATGGCGACAAACTCGGTTTCCCCGTTTTTCCGTTGGAATGGAGAAAAGACGGCGAAGTTTCCCGTGGTTATCGTGAGGATGGTTATTTTCCTGAAGTGGTGGTCAATATGCTAGCTTTATTGGGCTGGAACGAGGGCGAGGGCACAGAAAAAGAAATTTATTCTTTACAAGAACTTATCGAGGCTTTTAGTTTGGAACATGTGAGCAAATCGGGTGCAAAATTTAATCCGGACAAGACTAAATGGTTCAATCAACAGTATTTACAGGCAAAAAGTGATGATGAATTGGCGGAGTTGTTCGCTGTTCATGTGCTTGCCATGAAAACTAATCCTTCCGTAATGGCTTCGTTAAACGAAAATGCTAAGCATTTAGACGATAAAGCTTATATCAAAAAAGTGATTGCTTTAATAAAAGAGCGGGCAACCTTTGTCTCGGATTTATTGAAATTAGGTAGTTTCTTTTTTATCGCTCCAACTTCCTATGACGAAAAAGCGGCCAAAAAAGCTTGGAAAGAAGGTGCGACCGAATTAATGAATGAGCTCGTTTCAATCTTAAAACCGATTGATAATTTTTCATCGGAAAATGTAGAATCTATTGTAAAAACGTGGATTACCAATAAAGAAATTGGGTTTGGAAAAGTGATGCAGCCATTACGATTAAGTTTGGTAGGTGCCATGCAAGGACCTCATATTTTTGATATTATGGAGTTAATCGGCAAGAATGAGACTGTTGATAGGATTGAAAAAGCAGTGACAAGCTTCCTTTAG
- a CDS encoding DUF4175 family protein translates to MTSFNNIQQKLQQFIKKYYTNELLKGLILFVSFGLLYFLITVFIEYFLWLPPVARSVLFFVFIAVELGLLVKFIAIPLAKLFGLQKGISLSEASKLIGKHFPEVDDKLLNVLQLNESKSQSELLLASIEQKSASLKPIPFKNAINFKGNVKYLKYLSIPLLIWAFTALTGNNSIFNESFNRVVDYKTAYEPPAPFAFIVLNDNLQNIEGQPFELIVATEGNVVPENVTVNFNNESYLLKDVNGNFSHQFNNLKEPVEFYLEANGVRSKPYILDVLKTPNVTGFEMVMNYPGYTGKRDERIKNTGNAVIPEGTTITWNITTKATDSMKFVSANSNVFSLKSDNNFSISKRVRNDLNYQITTSNTHLKNYEKLDYSIQVIKDEHPKIEVRSDIDSVSRGPVQFVGQLSDDYGLKKLHLVYYDKNNKEAAQEIPIDINKSTFEEFYYIFSPEILKIDEGKAYEMYFEVFDNDGSNGSKRTKSKVFSYYNKTKQEITDDLLKEQKQNLEELNKTNKDSEKLNKDLDEFSKKLRKKPDLNWNDKKEFDQFLKRQEQYKQMQEKHTENLKENLDEQELNNEDPTIKEKKEQLKKRIEETQELQEKNDLLEQLKKMSEKLQKEDMLDKLDKLTQQNKQEKKTLERLLELSKRFFVEKKAAQITKKLDSLSKKQEKESEKTDSKAEDQEKLNKDFEDIKKDFDELRKQNKNLAQPMKFPDTNKDEEVIDELMKRAEENLDDKEAGEENENKTDKKDQNNKNAKTNQKAASKKQKELSKKMGGAMMQMQGEALDENIEDLKAILENLLTFSFDQEQLLMAFDGVDASNAEFPKLLKKQQIIKENFEHIDDSLYMLSMRVPQLTSKIQEDLTNAHYNLDKSLEHIAENQVQPGRSNQQYTMTAANNLADMLSDMLNSLQNPSMGQGQGKGKSGQPEFSLPDIIKKQGELSKKMQEGMKKGDGKPKGGEDGQKGKDGNPKDGEGGSEQMTGEQYEIYKQQNALKEALKELMGKAGKNGAKGHKAIKQMEALEKQLLDKGFDKGVIQRMQQLEHELLKLEDAQLEQGKDNKRKSETNNNTFEKRTIPKIKGDKLFFNKDEILNREPLPLRNNYKKKVQQYFKEPVKE, encoded by the coding sequence TTGACAAGTTTCAACAACATACAACAAAAACTACAACAGTTCATTAAAAAGTATTATACCAATGAGCTGTTAAAAGGACTGATTTTATTTGTGTCCTTTGGCTTGTTATATTTCTTGATTACGGTTTTTATCGAGTATTTTTTATGGTTACCGCCTGTAGCTAGGAGTGTACTTTTCTTTGTGTTTATTGCTGTTGAACTTGGTTTGCTGGTAAAGTTTATTGCCATTCCTTTAGCAAAACTGTTTGGTCTGCAAAAAGGCATTAGCTTATCGGAGGCATCTAAATTGATTGGCAAGCATTTTCCTGAAGTGGACGATAAATTGCTGAACGTATTACAATTGAACGAAAGCAAGTCTCAATCCGAACTGTTATTGGCAAGCATCGAGCAGAAATCGGCCAGTTTAAAACCTATTCCATTTAAAAACGCCATTAATTTTAAGGGGAATGTAAAATATTTAAAATACCTGAGCATCCCATTATTAATTTGGGCATTTACGGCTCTTACGGGAAATAATTCCATTTTTAACGAAAGTTTTAATCGTGTGGTCGATTATAAAACCGCTTACGAACCACCCGCACCGTTCGCTTTTATTGTTTTAAATGATAATTTACAAAATATTGAAGGGCAACCTTTCGAATTGATTGTTGCTACTGAAGGCAACGTTGTTCCCGAAAACGTAACCGTCAATTTTAACAACGAAAGTTATCTATTAAAGGATGTAAACGGTAACTTTTCGCATCAGTTCAACAACTTAAAAGAGCCTGTTGAGTTTTATTTGGAAGCAAATGGTGTACGTTCTAAACCTTATATATTGGATGTTCTGAAAACTCCCAATGTAACTGGTTTTGAAATGGTTATGAACTATCCCGGATATACCGGAAAAAGGGACGAACGTATTAAAAATACGGGCAATGCTGTAATCCCCGAAGGAACTACCATTACATGGAATATCACCACAAAAGCTACGGATTCAATGAAGTTTGTTTCCGCAAATAGCAATGTGTTTTCGTTAAAATCGGATAACAATTTTTCCATTTCAAAACGTGTTCGTAATGATTTGAATTATCAGATAACAACATCAAATACCCATTTAAAAAATTACGAAAAACTTGATTATTCAATACAGGTTATCAAAGACGAGCATCCCAAAATAGAGGTAAGGTCCGATATTGATTCTGTTAGCCGAGGTCCAGTACAGTTTGTGGGTCAATTAAGCGATGATTACGGATTAAAAAAACTACACCTGGTCTACTATGACAAGAATAATAAAGAAGCTGCACAGGAAATACCAATTGACATCAATAAATCTACATTTGAGGAGTTTTATTACATTTTTTCGCCCGAAATCCTAAAAATTGACGAAGGAAAAGCCTATGAAATGTATTTTGAGGTGTTTGATAACGACGGCTCAAATGGCAGTAAACGCACAAAAAGCAAGGTTTTTAGCTATTACAACAAAACCAAACAAGAAATTACGGACGATTTACTCAAAGAGCAAAAACAAAACTTAGAAGAATTAAATAAGACCAATAAAGATTCCGAGAAACTCAATAAGGATTTGGATGAGTTTTCTAAAAAATTACGTAAAAAGCCAGATTTAAACTGGAACGATAAAAAGGAATTTGACCAATTTTTAAAACGTCAGGAGCAATACAAGCAAATGCAAGAAAAGCATACCGAAAACTTGAAAGAAAATCTGGATGAGCAAGAACTGAACAATGAAGACCCGACCATAAAAGAAAAGAAGGAGCAGCTAAAAAAACGCATTGAGGAAACCCAAGAACTACAAGAGAAAAATGACCTGTTAGAACAGCTTAAAAAAATGTCTGAAAAGCTCCAAAAAGAAGATATGCTTGATAAATTGGATAAGCTGACCCAGCAAAACAAGCAAGAAAAGAAAACTTTAGAGCGGTTGCTCGAACTATCCAAGCGTTTTTTTGTAGAGAAAAAGGCGGCACAGATTACCAAAAAATTAGATTCTCTATCTAAGAAGCAGGAAAAAGAATCAGAGAAAACAGACAGCAAGGCAGAAGATCAAGAAAAATTAAATAAAGATTTTGAAGATATTAAAAAGGATTTTGACGAGTTGCGAAAACAAAATAAGAATTTGGCTCAACCGATGAAATTTCCAGATACAAATAAAGATGAGGAAGTTATTGATGAGCTTATGAAGAGAGCAGAGGAAAATTTAGATGATAAAGAGGCTGGAGAAGAAAATGAAAACAAAACTGACAAAAAAGACCAAAACAATAAGAATGCAAAAACGAATCAGAAAGCTGCGTCTAAGAAGCAAAAAGAATTGAGTAAAAAAATGGGTGGTGCCATGATGCAAATGCAAGGTGAAGCTTTAGACGAAAATATTGAAGATTTAAAAGCGATTTTAGAAAACTTATTGACTTTTTCCTTCGACCAAGAACAATTATTAATGGCTTTTGACGGAGTAGACGCCAGTAATGCCGAGTTTCCCAAACTCTTAAAGAAACAACAAATTATCAAAGAGAATTTTGAACACATAGATGATAGTTTATATATGCTTTCTATGAGGGTTCCACAATTGACATCAAAAATTCAAGAAGATTTAACCAATGCTCATTATAATTTAGATAAATCACTGGAACATATTGCGGAAAATCAAGTCCAGCCTGGTCGTTCTAATCAACAATACACCATGACCGCTGCCAACAACCTAGCCGATATGTTAAGTGATATGTTAAATAGCCTTCAAAACCCTAGTATGGGTCAAGGTCAGGGTAAAGGAAAAAGTGGACAGCCTGAGTTTAGTTTACCAGATATTATCAAAAAGCAAGGTGAATTAAGTAAAAAAATGCAGGAAGGTATGAAAAAAGGTGATGGAAAACCAAAAGGCGGTGAGGATGGTCAGAAGGGCAAGGACGGAAACCCTAAGGATGGTGAAGGAGGTTCTGAACAGATGACAGGCGAGCAATATGAAATTTACAAGCAACAGAATGCATTAAAAGAAGCTCTTAAAGAATTAATGGGTAAAGCGGGCAAAAATGGTGCAAAAGGACATAAGGCGATAAAACAAATGGAAGCGTTGGAAAAGCAACTGTTAGATAAGGGGTTTGATAAAGGTGTGATACAACGCATGCAACAATTAGAACATGAGTTGTTAAAGCTTGAAGATGCTCAATTAGAACAAGGCAAAGATAACAAACGAAAGTCTGAAACTAACAACAACACATTTGAAAAGCGAACGATTCCTAAAATAAAGGGAGATAAGCTCTTTTTTAATAAGGATGAAATTCTAAACCGTGAACCCTTGCCCTTACGGAACAACTACAAAAAGAAGGTTCAACAGTATTTTAAAGAACCAGTAAAAGAATGA
- the ybeY gene encoding rRNA maturation RNase YbeY — protein MIEFNYQIDFQLEHKSNLTNWLSDVITSENYSLDHVNYVFCDDSYLSDINVKYLKHNTLTDIITFNYNLGKTICSDIYISVDRVRENAKTFKVSFQNELHRVMVHGILHLCGYNDEKETEKLQMRKKEDYYLSLRPL, from the coding sequence ATGATTGAGTTTAATTATCAAATTGACTTTCAGCTTGAACATAAGAGTAATTTAACTAACTGGTTATCAGATGTTATAACTTCAGAAAATTATTCTCTCGATCATGTTAATTATGTGTTTTGTGATGATAGTTATCTATCTGATATTAATGTTAAGTACTTAAAACACAACACATTAACAGACATAATCACTTTTAATTACAACTTGGGTAAGACTATCTGTTCAGATATATATATTTCCGTTGATCGTGTGCGTGAAAACGCCAAGACTTTTAAGGTCTCTTTCCAAAACGAACTTCATCGTGTAATGGTTCACGGTATACTTCACTTATGCGGATATAACGATGAAAAGGAAACCGAAAAATTACAAATGCGAAAAAAAGAGGATTATTACCTATCTTTGCGGCCGTTATAA
- the mnmG gene encoding tRNA uridine-5-carboxymethylaminomethyl(34) synthesis enzyme MnmG → MFQDIYDVIVVGGGHAGSEAAAASANMGAKTLLITMNLQNIAQMSCNPAMGGIAKGQIVREIDALGGYSGIVSDKSAIQFKMLNKSKGPAMWSPRVQSDRMRFAEEWRNILEQTENLDFFQDMVNGLVIENGKTTGVKTGLGLTIKSKSVILTAGTFLNGLIHIGDKNFGGGRAGEKASVGITEDLIKLGFESGRMKTGTPPRVDGRSLDYSKMIEQPGDEKPEKFSYTNLTKPLTKQRSCHMTYTSQEVHDLLRTGFDRSPMFNGRIKSIGPRYCPSIEDKIDRFATKDRHQMFIEPEGWNTVEVYVNGFSTSLPEDVQARALRKVAGFENVKFFRFGYAIEYDYFPPTQLKHTLETKLVENLYFAGQINGTTGYEEAGSQGLMAGINAALKIQERESFVLKRSEAYIGVLIDDLITKGTEEPYRMFTSRAEYRTLLRQDNADLRLTPMSHALGLASKERLERVHEKQEKTDVFVSYLKETSIKPNDVNPILEAKNTATVNQSMKMIKLASRPQLDFDDVRQFPGVNDFIIDNNIDNEIVEQTEIHVKYAGYIEKEKNNADKLNRLENITIPSNFDYHKLKSLSFEAREKLSKIQPTSISQASRISGVKPSDVSVLLVYMGR, encoded by the coding sequence ATTTTTCAAGACATATACGATGTGATAGTGGTAGGCGGTGGTCACGCTGGTAGTGAGGCTGCAGCTGCAAGTGCCAACATGGGTGCTAAAACTTTACTAATAACCATGAATTTGCAGAACATCGCACAAATGAGTTGTAATCCCGCTATGGGAGGAATTGCAAAAGGACAGATTGTACGAGAGATTGATGCTTTAGGCGGGTATAGTGGTATTGTTTCGGATAAGTCGGCCATTCAGTTTAAAATGCTCAATAAATCTAAAGGGCCTGCAATGTGGAGTCCCAGAGTGCAAAGTGATCGAATGCGGTTTGCAGAGGAGTGGAGAAATATATTGGAACAAACAGAAAATTTAGATTTTTTTCAAGACATGGTTAATGGACTGGTTATTGAAAATGGAAAAACCACAGGCGTAAAAACAGGGTTGGGTTTGACTATAAAATCCAAATCTGTAATCCTTACAGCAGGAACTTTTTTAAATGGATTAATTCATATTGGTGATAAAAACTTTGGTGGCGGTAGAGCTGGAGAAAAAGCATCAGTGGGCATAACTGAAGATTTGATAAAATTGGGTTTTGAATCAGGCAGAATGAAAACTGGTACACCACCAAGAGTAGATGGAAGATCTTTGGATTATTCCAAAATGATTGAACAGCCGGGTGATGAAAAGCCAGAAAAGTTCTCATATACAAACCTTACAAAACCATTGACTAAACAACGTTCATGCCACATGACCTATACGAGTCAAGAAGTTCATGATTTGTTGCGTACAGGTTTTGACAGATCACCTATGTTTAACGGAAGGATAAAAAGTATTGGGCCGCGATACTGCCCATCTATTGAAGATAAAATTGACAGGTTTGCAACAAAGGATAGGCATCAAATGTTTATTGAGCCAGAAGGATGGAATACGGTTGAGGTATATGTGAATGGGTTTTCAACTTCCTTACCAGAAGATGTTCAAGCAAGGGCATTGCGAAAAGTTGCAGGATTTGAAAATGTAAAGTTTTTCCGTTTTGGCTATGCTATAGAGTATGATTATTTCCCTCCAACGCAGTTAAAACACACATTAGAGACTAAATTAGTGGAGAACTTATATTTCGCAGGTCAAATAAACGGAACGACTGGATATGAAGAAGCAGGATCACAAGGGTTAATGGCAGGTATTAACGCGGCATTAAAAATACAAGAAAGAGAATCTTTCGTGTTAAAAAGAAGCGAAGCTTATATAGGTGTTTTAATTGATGATTTGATTACAAAAGGCACAGAAGAACCTTACAGAATGTTTACCTCAAGAGCTGAATACAGAACGCTATTAAGACAAGATAATGCTGATTTGCGGTTAACGCCAATGTCTCATGCGTTAGGATTAGCTTCTAAAGAACGCTTGGAACGCGTTCATGAGAAACAAGAAAAAACTGATGTGTTTGTATCTTATTTAAAAGAAACGAGTATTAAACCAAATGATGTGAACCCAATTTTAGAAGCCAAAAACACGGCTACTGTCAATCAATCTATGAAGATGATTAAATTAGCATCTCGCCCACAATTGGACTTTGATGATGTGCGTCAATTTCCTGGTGTAAACGACTTTATAATTGACAACAATATTGACAATGAGATTGTAGAGCAGACAGAAATCCATGTAAAGTATGCAGGATACATTGAGAAAGAAAAGAACAATGCAGACAAACTAAATAGATTAGAAAATATAACAATTCCTTCTAACTTTGATTATCATAAACTAAAATCATTGTCTTTTGAAGCTCGCGAAAAGTTATCAAAAATTCAACCTACTAGTATTTCTCAGGCAAGCCGAATTTCAGGTGTAAAGCCTAGTGACGTTTCAGTATTGTTGGTTTATATGGGTAGATAA